One window from the genome of Methylophaga thalassica encodes:
- a CDS encoding tRNA(Met) cytidine acetyltransferase TmcA produces MMSLPQRHCWILQGDFDWLNKQAQVFYQSVPSSACFWLTDNTASDEAVSVKKAHQHLGQECELLIFQVTAQFDADAFGALIGCVKAGGTVLVLLNTALQPTRWLTRFLAIASTFPEIQCFNQQQTLPDLTSLQAANPPSPLIPTPTEEQGLAIAAVTKVVNGHRRRPLVLTADRGRGKTALLGMAAAELLKSGKQHILVTAPSPASIQTLLLHAHQQLAESKLGKTSVRWHDAIIEFMAPDAILQSQPVTDLLIIDEAAAIPASMLEQYLINYSRLVFSSTIHGYEGTGRGFVMRFYKTLDRLAPGWRAYVLEKPVRWTENDVVEQFSFAALLLEAEPVDGQVISAAEQNQLIFETLEQQQLLNDERLLRQVFGLMALAHYRTRPADVQMLLDHPDMQVSVLRFQGNVVATLWTIAESALDGELAQQVYDGTRRLQGHLLPQSLLVHAGIEDAGQYHYQRISRIAVHPDCQQRGWGQLLLQHYLASLNGVDTVGVSFALSVELLRFWSKAGFKIVRIGQHRDEVSGSLSVMMLKAINADGEKLVKRAHQTLAQQWTFLLERQWQELDAEAVMQISQSFDDETLMLDYQQQVNSFAFKQRPYESSEWALWQWLGDQLSQPCFKQLPLKQQHLLIMLILQGRSFDAVAEQLKLTGRKHIVNELREAVRHILSAETD; encoded by the coding sequence ATGATGTCTTTGCCACAGCGTCACTGTTGGATATTACAAGGCGATTTTGATTGGCTTAATAAACAGGCACAGGTTTTTTATCAATCGGTGCCTTCGTCTGCTTGCTTTTGGCTAACTGACAATACTGCTTCAGATGAAGCAGTATCGGTTAAAAAGGCGCATCAGCATTTAGGGCAAGAGTGTGAGCTGCTGATTTTTCAGGTAACAGCGCAGTTTGACGCTGATGCATTTGGTGCTCTTATCGGTTGTGTCAAAGCTGGTGGTACAGTGTTGGTCTTGCTCAACACGGCGTTACAACCAACACGCTGGTTGACACGGTTTTTGGCTATCGCCAGTACCTTCCCCGAGATTCAATGCTTTAATCAGCAGCAAACCTTGCCTGATTTAACCTCTCTGCAAGCAGCAAATCCTCCATCTCCCCTTATCCCGACACCGACGGAAGAACAAGGTCTTGCGATAGCTGCTGTGACGAAAGTTGTAAACGGACATCGTCGCCGTCCATTGGTGTTAACGGCAGATCGGGGACGGGGCAAAACGGCTTTATTAGGCATGGCCGCTGCTGAACTTCTGAAATCAGGTAAGCAACATATTCTGGTGACAGCTCCCAGTCCGGCAAGTATCCAAACTTTACTGCTACATGCTCATCAGCAATTAGCAGAGAGTAAACTGGGTAAAACATCTGTTCGCTGGCATGATGCCATCATTGAATTTATGGCACCCGATGCTATTTTGCAGAGCCAACCAGTCACCGATTTGTTGATCATTGATGAAGCCGCGGCCATTCCGGCCAGTATGCTGGAGCAATATCTGATCAACTATTCCCGCTTAGTATTCAGCTCCACTATCCATGGTTATGAAGGGACCGGACGCGGCTTTGTAATGCGTTTTTATAAAACCTTGGATAGATTAGCTCCAGGCTGGCGGGCATATGTGTTGGAGAAACCCGTTCGCTGGACTGAGAATGATGTGGTTGAGCAATTTAGTTTTGCCGCATTGCTGTTAGAAGCTGAGCCGGTTGATGGACAAGTAATCTCTGCTGCTGAGCAAAACCAGCTGATTTTTGAAACGCTTGAGCAACAGCAACTGTTGAATGATGAACGTTTACTCAGGCAGGTATTTGGTTTGATGGCACTGGCCCATTACCGAACACGTCCAGCTGATGTGCAGATGTTATTGGATCATCCTGATATGCAGGTCAGTGTTTTGCGTTTCCAGGGGAATGTCGTTGCCACACTATGGACGATTGCTGAGTCAGCACTGGACGGTGAGTTAGCACAACAAGTTTATGATGGTACGCGTCGTCTACAAGGACATTTATTACCGCAATCCTTACTAGTGCACGCCGGAATTGAAGATGCGGGGCAATACCATTATCAGCGAATAAGCCGTATCGCTGTGCATCCTGATTGCCAACAACGAGGCTGGGGTCAGCTTTTATTACAGCATTATCTTGCTAGTCTTAATGGGGTTGATACGGTGGGTGTCAGCTTTGCACTGTCGGTCGAGTTACTCCGTTTCTGGTCAAAAGCCGGGTTTAAAATTGTGCGTATCGGCCAACACCGGGACGAGGTCTCTGGCAGTCTATCGGTGATGATGTTAAAAGCCATCAATGCTGATGGAGAAAAGCTGGTCAAAAGGGCACATCAAACGCTGGCCCAGCAGTGGACTTTTTTACTGGAAAGGCAGTGGCAAGAACTGGATGCGGAAGCAGTCATGCAAATCAGTCAGTCTTTTGATGATGAAACGTTGATGCTTGATTATCAGCAGCAAGTAAACAGTTTTGCTTTTAAACAACGCCCTTATGAGTCTTCGGAATGGGCATTGTGGCAGTGGCTTGGCGATCAGCTTTCTCAGCCATGTTTTAAGCAACTGCCATTAAAGCAACAGCATCTATTGATTATGCTGATTTTGCAGGGCAGATCATTTGATGCTGTTGCTGAACAACTCAAGCTGACAGGACGTAAACATATCGTTAATGAGCTAAGAGAAGCAGTGAGACATATACTTAGCGCTGAAACAGATTAA
- a CDS encoding LEA type 2 family protein, whose product MRHFRWVILFIMTYTLSACATLSPQFEQPQVNITSFTLAPQSTASTPTFLVGLKVINPNRSALPLKGMSYSVEVDGYRILSGAEPDLPRVAGYGTEEFTIRAVPDLIGGAKLISQLMSNNKDSFDYRFKARLDVGSLLPFIDIEEAGTFSLKNPSSPR is encoded by the coding sequence ATGCGACACTTTCGTTGGGTCATTCTTTTTATCATGACTTATACCTTATCAGCATGCGCTACATTGTCTCCTCAGTTCGAACAGCCGCAGGTCAATATCACCTCCTTTACTCTGGCGCCTCAATCAACAGCTTCAACACCGACATTTCTTGTTGGCTTAAAAGTCATTAATCCCAACCGGAGTGCACTGCCATTGAAAGGTATGAGCTATTCCGTTGAAGTTGATGGCTATCGTATTTTAAGTGGTGCTGAACCTGACTTGCCTCGGGTCGCAGGCTACGGCACGGAGGAGTTTACAATCAGGGCTGTGCCAGATTTGATTGGCGGTGCGAAGTTAATCAGTCAATTGATGAGTAATAACAAAGATTCATTTGATTATCGATTTAAGGCGCGTCTGGATGTCGGCAGCCTTTTACCTTTTATTGATATTGAAGAGGCCGGGACATTTAGTTTAAAAAATCCCTCATCACCCCGATAA
- the metH gene encoding methionine synthase — protein sequence MTVLQQIKSLLEQRILILDGGMGTLIQSYKLEEKDFRGARFADHPCDVKGNNDLLSLTQPQIIRDIHRAYFEAGADIVETNTFNGTSIAMADYQMEDLVYELNKVSAELAKEVAAEFTAKNPDKPRFVTGVLGPTNRTASISPDVNNPGFRNVSFDELVEAYLEAIRGLVDGGADLLLVETVFDTLNAKAALFAIDQFCEQNNVHIPVMISGTITDASGRTLSGQTAEAFWNSLAHIQPLSIGLNCALGAEQLRQYVEELSNVVTCHVSAHPNAGLPNEFGEYDESPEVMAAQIKEWAQSGFLNIVGGCCGTAPAHIKAIADAVAGIKPRQPKANLHHCRLSGLEPLNITPDSLFVNVGERTNVTGSARFAKLIKEGDYDTALEVARQQVENGAQIIDINMDEGMLDSKEAMVTFLNLLAAEPDISRVPVMIDSSKWEVIEAGLKCIQGKGIVNSISLKEGEEKFIEQAKLVRRYGAAVIVMAFDEVGQADTRQRKLEICRRSYEVLTEKVHFPPEDIIFDPNIFAVATGIEEHNNYAVDFIEAVHDIKQSLPHALISGGVSNVSFSFRGNNPVREAIHAVFLYHAIKAGMDMGIVNAGQLAIYDDLPEELREAVEDVVQNRRDDSTDRLLELAEKYKGEGGSVAKQEDLAWRELPVIKRLEHALVKGIADYVEDDTEEARQQYAKPLEVIEGPLMDGMNVVGDLFGEGKMFLPQVVKSARVMKKAVAYLMPFIEAAKEEGDTSKNNGKILMATVKGDVHDIGKNIVGVVLQCNNFEVIDLGVMVPAQKILDTAREENVDIIGLSGLITPSLDEMVHVAKEMERLGMETPLMIGGATTSLIHTAVKIEPNYHGCSIYVKDASRAVGVAQRLVTKDTRDAFIADLKKDYEEKRSRHKGRKSSRRQLSIAEARANKTKIDWAAYQPTKPAKLGLEVFDDYPLAELVDRIDWTPFFQSWELAGKFPRILTDEVVGEHATHLFEDAKKMLQQIVDEKWLTAKAVIGLFAANSINDDDIEVYRDDNRDEVLMTLHSLRQQTERPPGRPNAALADFIAPKETGVNDYIGAFAVTAGIGIDEHVARFEEDHDDYHSIMLKALADRLAEAFAERMHERVRKEFWGYAKQEQLDNEALIDEKYQGIRPAPGYPACPDHTEKGLLWDLIDPVTHAGMTITESYAMLPTAAVSGFYFAHPESRYFGLGKIDQDQVEDYAQRKGWDKQTAERWLGPALSYDGDD from the coding sequence ATGACTGTGCTTCAACAAATTAAATCCTTACTCGAACAACGTATCCTGATTCTTGATGGTGGCATGGGCACGTTGATTCAAAGCTACAAGTTGGAAGAGAAAGATTTCCGTGGAGCACGGTTTGCTGATCATCCTTGTGATGTTAAAGGCAATAACGATCTTTTGTCTCTGACCCAACCCCAGATTATTCGCGATATCCACCGCGCTTATTTTGAAGCGGGTGCGGATATTGTCGAAACCAATACCTTTAACGGCACCTCTATTGCTATGGCTGATTACCAGATGGAAGATCTGGTGTATGAGTTAAACAAAGTCTCCGCTGAACTTGCCAAAGAAGTGGCTGCTGAGTTTACAGCGAAAAATCCGGATAAACCGCGTTTTGTCACTGGGGTGTTAGGCCCAACTAACCGCACGGCCAGTATTTCTCCTGACGTAAATAACCCTGGCTTTCGTAATGTCAGTTTTGATGAACTGGTTGAAGCCTATCTGGAAGCCATTCGTGGTTTGGTTGATGGCGGTGCGGATTTATTGCTGGTTGAAACCGTTTTTGACACATTAAATGCCAAAGCTGCTCTGTTTGCGATTGATCAGTTCTGCGAGCAAAACAATGTGCATATCCCGGTCATGATTTCCGGCACTATCACGGATGCCAGCGGCCGCACGCTTTCTGGCCAAACCGCCGAAGCGTTCTGGAACTCACTGGCACATATCCAGCCGTTGAGTATTGGTCTGAACTGTGCGCTGGGTGCGGAGCAATTACGTCAATACGTAGAAGAATTATCCAATGTGGTCACTTGCCACGTCAGTGCTCACCCTAATGCGGGTTTGCCAAATGAGTTTGGTGAATATGATGAGTCACCAGAAGTCATGGCGGCGCAAATTAAAGAATGGGCACAATCTGGTTTCTTGAATATTGTTGGTGGCTGCTGTGGTACCGCACCTGCACATATTAAAGCCATTGCCGATGCAGTGGCAGGCATTAAACCACGTCAGCCAAAAGCTAATTTACATCATTGCCGTTTAAGTGGTTTAGAACCACTGAATATCACTCCTGACAGCCTGTTTGTGAACGTCGGTGAACGAACCAACGTCACGGGTTCCGCCCGCTTTGCCAAGTTGATTAAAGAAGGTGACTACGACACCGCTTTAGAAGTCGCTCGTCAGCAAGTGGAGAATGGTGCTCAAATCATCGATATCAACATGGATGAAGGCATGTTGGACTCGAAAGAGGCTATGGTCACCTTCCTCAATTTACTGGCTGCTGAGCCAGATATCAGTCGTGTTCCTGTGATGATTGACTCATCCAAATGGGAAGTTATTGAGGCAGGTCTGAAATGCATTCAGGGTAAAGGCATTGTTAACTCCATTAGCTTGAAAGAAGGCGAAGAAAAATTCATCGAACAGGCCAAGCTGGTTCGTCGCTATGGTGCGGCAGTGATTGTAATGGCGTTTGACGAAGTTGGTCAGGCTGATACCCGCCAACGTAAACTGGAAATCTGCAGACGCTCTTATGAAGTGTTAACTGAAAAAGTGCATTTCCCACCAGAAGACATCATTTTCGATCCGAATATTTTTGCCGTGGCTACAGGTATTGAAGAACACAATAACTATGCCGTCGATTTTATCGAGGCGGTGCATGATATTAAACAGAGTCTGCCACATGCGCTGATCAGTGGTGGTGTGTCGAATGTCTCGTTTTCATTCCGTGGTAATAATCCGGTTCGTGAAGCGATTCATGCGGTTTTCCTTTACCACGCCATTAAAGCCGGTATGGATATGGGTATTGTCAATGCCGGCCAGTTGGCGATTTATGATGATTTGCCAGAAGAATTGCGTGAAGCCGTAGAAGACGTCGTGCAAAACCGTCGTGACGATTCCACTGACCGCCTGCTTGAACTGGCAGAAAAATACAAAGGTGAAGGCGGCAGTGTCGCTAAGCAGGAAGACCTGGCCTGGCGTGAGCTTCCGGTGATAAAACGTCTGGAACATGCTTTGGTTAAAGGCATTGCTGATTACGTTGAAGACGATACGGAAGAAGCCCGTCAGCAATATGCCAAACCACTGGAAGTGATTGAAGGGCCATTAATGGATGGCATGAATGTGGTTGGCGACTTATTTGGTGAAGGTAAGATGTTTTTACCTCAGGTGGTCAAGTCTGCCCGCGTCATGAAAAAAGCCGTTGCCTATTTGATGCCCTTTATCGAAGCGGCGAAAGAAGAGGGTGACACCAGCAAAAATAACGGCAAGATCCTGATGGCCACGGTCAAAGGTGACGTACATGATATTGGTAAAAATATCGTTGGCGTGGTGCTGCAATGTAATAACTTCGAAGTCATTGATCTCGGTGTCATGGTGCCAGCACAGAAAATTCTGGATACAGCACGAGAAGAAAATGTCGACATTATTGGCTTGTCTGGCCTGATTACGCCATCACTGGATGAAATGGTGCACGTCGCTAAAGAAATGGAGCGACTGGGTATGGAGACGCCGTTAATGATTGGCGGTGCAACGACCTCATTAATCCATACGGCTGTGAAAATCGAACCGAACTATCATGGCTGCAGTATTTATGTAAAAGATGCGTCACGTGCGGTGGGTGTGGCCCAGCGTTTAGTCACCAAAGACACTCGTGATGCCTTTATTGCGGATCTGAAAAAAGATTATGAAGAGAAGCGTTCAAGACATAAAGGACGTAAGAGCAGTCGCCGTCAATTAAGTATTGCTGAAGCACGAGCGAATAAAACCAAGATTGACTGGGCCGCTTATCAACCTACCAAACCCGCTAAATTAGGTTTGGAAGTGTTTGATGATTATCCATTGGCTGAACTGGTTGATCGTATTGACTGGACGCCATTTTTCCAATCATGGGAACTGGCGGGTAAATTCCCACGTATCTTGACTGATGAAGTGGTGGGTGAACATGCCACGCACTTATTTGAAGATGCGAAAAAAATGTTGCAGCAAATTGTCGATGAAAAATGGCTGACAGCGAAAGCGGTGATCGGTCTGTTCGCAGCCAACAGCATCAATGACGATGATATAGAAGTCTATCGTGATGATAATCGTGATGAGGTGTTGATGACGCTGCATAGCTTACGTCAACAAACCGAACGTCCACCTGGTCGCCCTAATGCGGCGCTGGCTGATTTTATCGCACCAAAAGAAACCGGCGTGAATGATTATATCGGCGCTTTTGCGGTCACTGCGGGTATTGGCATTGATGAACACGTCGCCCGTTTTGAAGAAGATCATGATGATTACCACAGCATTATGCTGAAAGCGCTGGCGGATCGTCTGGCAGAAGCCTTTGCTGAACGTATGCATGAACGGGTGCGTAAAGAGTTCTGGGGGTATGCCAAACAAGAGCAATTAGATAATGAAGCGCTGATTGACGAGAAGTACCAAGGCATTCGTCCTGCGCCAGGTTATCCGGCCTGTCCGGACCACACTGAGAAAGGCTTGTTATGGGATCTGATTGATCCTGTCACACATGCCGGCATGACCATTACGGAAAGCTATGCCATGTTGCCGACTGCCGCTGTCAGTGGTTTCTATTTTGCACACCCTGAATCACGTTATTTTGGTCTGGGCAAAATCGATCAGGATCAGGTGGAAGACTATGCTCAGCGTAAAGGCTGGGATAAGCAAACAGCAGAGCGCTGGTTAGGTCCTGCCTTATCTTATGATGGAGATGATTAA
- a CDS encoding potassium/proton antiporter, which produces MNSISMLFLLSGSLIALSILASRLSSLFGLPLLIIFLALGMLAGEDGVLGIQFDNYSVAFVIGHLALAMILLDGGMRTRLKTFRVGFKPALSMATVGVFITSGVVGLIAMWIFDLTLVEGLLIGAIVGSTDAAAVFSMLRGQGININERVGATLEIESGTNDPMAIFLTLMFIQLLISDENTVLGNVLFFLQQFGFGIGIGLLGGWLVKRLLNKLELVPGLYSLLALALGFTIFGLASWVGGSGFLAIYLCGLMIGSENTRQLQHILPVYDGLAWLSQIGLFLVLGMLVTPTELMKYALPSLVIALALIFVARPLAVVLSVKPFFKFRWREIGFISWVGLRGAVPIVLAIFPVIGGVDNSSMYFNVAFAVVLLSLLIQGGTLLPMAKWMRVQIPKKASPRQRGSLGILPERDYEMFVYKVENHRLDEQPIRLLRFPSGAMISALFRNEEMIHPKGSTRLKLGDILCVISREEDLDNLNELFNGDNQLNQKQLAFFGSFVLNGDAMLVDVAKAYGLTISPQEVGVSLGEFIARRVGGHPVVGDDIDWHGIHWVVNEVDGDTVKKVGMRLY; this is translated from the coding sequence ATGAATTCGATAAGTATGTTGTTTCTGTTAAGTGGTTCCCTGATTGCTCTCAGCATTCTGGCCAGCCGCTTATCGTCATTATTTGGTCTGCCTCTGCTGATTATCTTCCTGGCTTTAGGTATGTTGGCTGGGGAAGACGGTGTTTTAGGTATTCAGTTTGATAATTATTCTGTGGCTTTTGTCATCGGTCATCTGGCATTAGCGATGATTTTGCTTGATGGCGGGATGCGTACTCGCCTGAAAACATTCCGTGTTGGTTTTAAACCTGCCTTATCTATGGCAACCGTTGGCGTATTTATTACCAGCGGCGTCGTTGGTTTAATCGCAATGTGGATTTTTGATCTGACATTGGTTGAAGGGCTGTTGATTGGTGCTATTGTCGGATCAACCGATGCGGCTGCCGTATTTTCCATGTTGCGTGGCCAAGGGATTAATATCAACGAGCGGGTTGGTGCTACCCTTGAAATTGAATCCGGTACTAACGATCCGATGGCTATTTTCCTCACCTTGATGTTTATTCAGTTATTGATCAGTGATGAAAATACGGTTTTAGGCAATGTCTTATTTTTCCTGCAACAATTTGGTTTTGGCATTGGTATTGGTCTTTTAGGTGGTTGGTTAGTCAAACGTTTATTGAACAAATTAGAGTTGGTACCAGGCCTGTATTCTCTGCTGGCTTTAGCACTGGGGTTTACTATTTTTGGGTTGGCTTCCTGGGTAGGGGGCAGTGGTTTTCTGGCGATCTATCTTTGCGGCTTAATGATAGGCAGTGAAAACACGCGTCAGTTACAGCACATTTTACCTGTGTATGACGGTCTGGCCTGGTTAAGTCAAATTGGCTTATTCCTGGTGCTGGGTATGTTGGTCACGCCTACTGAATTGATGAAATATGCTTTACCGTCACTGGTTATTGCCTTAGCCCTTATTTTTGTTGCCAGACCGCTGGCTGTCGTGCTCTCAGTAAAACCGTTCTTTAAGTTCCGCTGGCGGGAAATCGGCTTTATTTCCTGGGTTGGATTGCGTGGTGCTGTGCCGATTGTGTTAGCGATTTTCCCTGTTATCGGCGGAGTAGATAATTCGTCAATGTATTTCAATGTGGCGTTTGCTGTGGTCCTGCTGTCGCTATTAATTCAGGGCGGAACATTATTGCCGATGGCAAAATGGATGCGGGTACAGATCCCTAAAAAAGCCAGCCCAAGACAGCGTGGATCTCTGGGGATTTTGCCTGAGCGTGATTATGAAATGTTTGTCTATAAAGTAGAAAATCATCGCCTTGATGAGCAACCTATTCGTTTATTACGTTTTCCATCTGGGGCAATGATTTCTGCCTTATTCCGCAATGAGGAAATGATTCATCCCAAAGGAAGTACCCGCTTAAAATTGGGCGATATTCTATGTGTGATTAGTCGCGAAGAAGATTTAGATAATTTAAATGAGTTATTTAATGGCGATAACCAACTTAATCAGAAACAGTTAGCCTTTTTTGGTTCTTTTGTACTCAATGGTGATGCAATGTTAGTGGATGTGGCTAAGGCCTATGGCTTAACCATCAGTCCTCAGGAAGTCGGCGTCAGTCTAGGGGAATTTATTGCCCGCCGTGTAGGTGGACACCCGGTAGTGGGCGATGATATTGACTGGCATGGCATTCATTGGGTAGTGAATGAAGTCGATGGCGATACGGTGAAAAAAGTCGGCATGAGACTGTATTGA
- a CDS encoding methyl-accepting chemotaxis protein, translated as MNLSIQQRFSVWAGLSLLSVVLVTALVVVYNFGKINDSLADYSSEITKEQAENYLDLLASDTSASLLVPLEKALNVATTTSMSMQTLADASNSIDKRQLALDILKKTLNLSPNFLGTYVAFEPNQLDFSDGLYRSTTGSDENGRFLPYVIHGNDEGFTIENLVGLEDQSRDENGVRAGEYYLCPKDSNKSCVIDPYIYPINGKDVLLTSMVVPINNNGQFIGMTGVDISADFLQSKVIDVDKRLYDGAGQMLLLSPKGVIVADSEHPELVGKNLKSIDAGLVEKIKAVSTSGEGKIFADDSALRVLKPFTLAQADKPWIVYISVPEAVIYADIEKQQSFMDKQQSRFITQTTLLGILFAIIGMVIVWFVAKSSVKPLHDMTGIVGKLAGGEGDLTQRINITRQDETSKLAGLLNTFIEKLQTLIKKMLPIGNRISELSAQGKQISQQTSEQMNEQSSLLDQMVSAVTEMSASAQQIAGNAERTATLVSDAHQSTEAGADLVSQNAQSISDVKNSVQLSEAALDQLVKNSGAIAEILVEIQGIAEQTNLLALNAAIEAARAGEKGRGFAVVADEVRALANRSQSATVEIQNRLSLLNQGNKEASEAMKKSGQQVEHSVELAHSAASALMKIKTAIDEVSEMTLQIASATEEQSNVCENVSENLTRISDLVQQTAEGAKQLSQVGSDLDATANELQTGLSSFKV; from the coding sequence ATGAATTTATCTATTCAGCAACGCTTTAGCGTTTGGGCTGGGCTGAGTCTGCTGTCTGTTGTGTTGGTAACGGCACTTGTTGTGGTATACAACTTTGGCAAAATTAACGATTCACTAGCAGATTACAGCAGTGAAATAACAAAAGAGCAGGCAGAAAACTACCTCGATCTGCTGGCCAGTGATACCAGTGCCAGTCTGCTTGTGCCTCTTGAAAAAGCGTTAAATGTAGCCACTACCACATCGATGTCTATGCAGACACTCGCCGATGCCTCGAATAGCATTGATAAACGTCAACTAGCACTTGATATCCTGAAAAAGACCTTAAATCTGAGCCCTAATTTCTTAGGGACCTATGTCGCTTTTGAACCGAATCAACTCGATTTTTCTGATGGCTTATATCGTTCAACAACGGGTAGTGATGAAAATGGTCGTTTCCTACCTTATGTCATTCACGGTAATGATGAGGGGTTTACTATTGAGAATCTGGTTGGACTTGAAGACCAGAGCCGTGACGAAAATGGTGTCAGAGCTGGCGAATATTACCTATGCCCGAAAGATTCCAACAAAAGTTGTGTCATTGACCCTTATATTTATCCTATTAATGGTAAGGATGTTTTATTGACCAGTATGGTCGTCCCCATTAACAACAACGGACAGTTTATTGGCATGACGGGTGTGGATATCAGTGCTGACTTCCTGCAATCCAAAGTCATAGATGTTGATAAACGGCTTTATGATGGCGCTGGTCAGATGCTGTTATTAAGCCCTAAGGGTGTCATCGTTGCTGATAGCGAGCATCCTGAATTGGTGGGCAAAAACCTGAAGTCTATCGATGCTGGTCTGGTCGAAAAAATTAAAGCCGTATCTACTTCGGGTGAGGGCAAAATATTTGCTGACGACTCTGCATTGAGAGTTTTAAAACCGTTCACTCTAGCTCAAGCTGATAAGCCATGGATTGTGTATATTTCAGTGCCTGAAGCGGTTATCTATGCTGATATTGAGAAGCAGCAGTCATTCATGGATAAACAGCAGTCACGATTTATCACCCAGACAACGTTACTCGGCATCTTATTCGCGATCATCGGAATGGTTATTGTCTGGTTCGTCGCGAAAAGTAGTGTGAAACCCTTACATGATATGACGGGCATTGTGGGTAAATTGGCCGGTGGAGAAGGTGATCTCACTCAACGCATTAATATCACTCGCCAGGATGAAACCAGCAAATTGGCTGGTTTGTTGAATACATTTATTGAGAAGTTACAGACGCTCATTAAAAAGATGCTGCCTATCGGTAATCGCATAAGTGAATTGTCCGCACAAGGTAAGCAAATTAGTCAGCAAACCAGTGAGCAGATGAATGAGCAAAGCAGTTTATTAGATCAGATGGTGTCTGCAGTTACTGAAATGTCGGCCTCAGCTCAGCAAATTGCCGGTAATGCTGAGCGTACAGCGACACTTGTCAGTGATGCACACCAATCAACCGAAGCCGGTGCCGATCTTGTCAGTCAGAATGCACAGTCAATCAGTGATGTGAAAAACAGTGTTCAACTTTCTGAAGCAGCGTTGGATCAACTGGTCAAAAACAGCGGCGCTATTGCCGAGATTTTGGTTGAAATTCAGGGCATCGCCGAACAAACCAATTTATTAGCATTGAATGCCGCGATTGAAGCTGCCAGAGCAGGTGAAAAAGGACGTGGTTTTGCTGTAGTGGCAGATGAAGTACGTGCATTAGCTAACCGCTCGCAGTCAGCGACCGTAGAAATCCAGAATCGACTTTCATTATTGAATCAGGGTAATAAAGAAGCCTCTGAAGCGATGAAGAAAAGCGGTCAGCAGGTAGAGCATAGCGTGGAATTAGCGCATTCAGCTGCCAGTGCCTTAATGAAAATTAAAACCGCCATTGATGAAGTCTCTGAAATGACTTTACAGATTGCTTCAGCCACTGAAGAGCAGAGTAATGTCTGTGAAAACGTCAGTGAGAACTTAACCCGTATTTCTGATCTGGTTCAGCAAACGGCGGAAGGCGCAAAACAATTGAGTCAGGTCGGTAGCGATTTGGATGCCACAGCCAATGAGTTGCAAACCGGCTTATCGTCATTCAAGGTGTAA
- a CDS encoding SlyX family protein has product MNNDIIDLQTRLAFQDGLLEELNQVVINQQKQIDRLEQRMAAFKAQMESMQQMQLMRPSDEPPPPHY; this is encoded by the coding sequence ATGAATAATGACATTATTGATCTTCAAACCCGTTTAGCTTTTCAGGATGGTTTGCTGGAAGAGTTAAATCAGGTAGTCATCAATCAACAAAAACAGATTGATCGATTGGAACAACGTATGGCTGCTTTCAAAGCGCAAATGGAAAGCATGCAACAGATGCAACTCATGCGGCCGAGCGATGAGCCACCGCCACCGCACTATTAA